The Vibrio tapetis subsp. tapetis genome segment CCTGTTGCTGCTGCTATCGGCGCGCTAGCCGGAGACCCAAGTGCAAAACTTGAGGTACTCAAAAATATCACCGCCAAAGACGTAGAAAACGCAAAAACCATGCTTGAACAAGAGCGTGTCACCGTCGGTGTTGCGGATGTTAGCCATCTTTTATACGCAAAAGTAACGGTTTTTTGTGAAGATAAAAACGTGTCCGTCACCATTGCCGACAGCCATACAGAAGTGGTGAGTATTGAAGAAAACGGCATAACAACATTCAGAGCGCAGAGCAGCGCCAAAGACAAGTCAGTCAAAACAACCTCACCATTTGAAGAAGCCGATGCAGAAGACGTCTTCGATTTTGCTATCAACGCACCATTGGCCGACATAGAGTTCATCGAACAAGCCTATACATTGAATAGTGCCCTTTCAGAGGAAGGGTTAACTCACGATTACGGGCTGCAAATTGGCGCAACGTTTAAACGCAATGAAGAACGCGGTTTACTCTCTGGTGGCCTGCTTACAGAAGTGCTTAAGCGCACCTCTGCCGCTTCGGATGCTCGTATGGATGGTGCAATGAAAGCCGCCATGAGTAACTCAGGCTCAGGTAACCAAGGCATTGCCGCGACCATGCCGGTGGTTGCGGTAGCGGATTTTCTTGAATCCGACAGAGAACACCTGATTCGAGCTTTAATGCTTTCTCACTTAATGGCGATATACATAAAAAGTCACCAAAATAAGCTCTCTGCTCTATGTGGTGTCACCACCGCTTCGATGGGCGCAGTTTCTGGAATGACGTGGTTACTGGGCGGAACATTCCAGCAAATCAGTGACGCCATTTGTAGCATGATCGGGGATATTTCAGGCATGATCTGTGATGGAGCAAAAACAGGCTGCGCGATGAAAGTATCTTCGTCAGCAGGAGCAGCAGTAAAAGCTTGCTTAATGGCTCTTGATGGAATTCGTGTGACTGGTAACGAAGGTATTGTTGCCAATGACGTGGAATCTTCTATTCAGAATTTAGCCGCACTCGCAAATGGGTCAATGACACAAACAGACGTTCAAATCTTGGATATCATGGTTAATAAATAAGCGTTAATTGACGATAAATGAGTATCCGAT includes the following:
- a CDS encoding serine dehydratase subunit alpha family protein, translating into MKKHLWDSFVSVVKREVVPALGCTEPVSVALATSIAIEKLGIKDVTDKITICVSVSPNLMKNGMGVGIPGTGMVGLPVAAAIGALAGDPSAKLEVLKNITAKDVENAKTMLEQERVTVGVADVSHLLYAKVTVFCEDKNVSVTIADSHTEVVSIEENGITTFRAQSSAKDKSVKTTSPFEEADAEDVFDFAINAPLADIEFIEQAYTLNSALSEEGLTHDYGLQIGATFKRNEERGLLSGGLLTEVLKRTSAASDARMDGAMKAAMSNSGSGNQGIAATMPVVAVADFLESDREHLIRALMLSHLMAIYIKSHQNKLSALCGVTTASMGAVSGMTWLLGGTFQQISDAICSMIGDISGMICDGAKTGCAMKVSSSAGAAVKACLMALDGIRVTGNEGIVANDVESSIQNLAALANGSMTQTDVQILDIMVNK